Proteins from a genomic interval of Plasmodium reichenowi strain SY57 chromosome 11, whole genome shotgun sequence:
- a CDS encoding coatomer subunit gamma, putative, with product MLKSMSIKNKLQKNLLKEYKNDDEKNFVNPHEGDKASILQETRVFSSYPLNTQKCLQILTKILYLINKGDDILTSQECTDIFFSITKLFQSNNERLRRMIYLLIKNLPVNEKEIFIVTSSLTKDMNSANDCYRANAIRVLSKIIDYSLATQIERYLKTAVVDRNPFVSSSALLCGLNLYNNTSSDIVKKWINEVSECINSKHPMIQFHALTLLCSIKNQDKLALEKIINTYTKNSHTLSSSLANCLLIKYSSYLIYCTEVHIEMNNSNNINVNNINNNRNTFNHNIYYNKDTYSQHYPHNNNKNSNNTTISSTTSKHHLHNNNNTYNTNDHSVNKNKFIHPTTKVCFDYLKNCLKNNKDAIILFECIKCIFELAIYDQEGKNTTTVFNVDILNECIKVCQLFLLSSKIVDKFSIIRQINKLAHHRPYVVSKLNQDIENLLYDNNKSICVLAFTTLLKTGNETSIDKLLNQINNYMAADNTTFKIKIIEEVKNLCFIYPNKCNIILNFLSNNLRDDESYQFKASTIDSIILIITNLPNAEETAILQLCEFIEDCEYHALLLKVIRFLLIHIPKTKNPSKYIRYIYNRLLLENSTIRVDGMYALFYIALKCAENSKDILVLLNCLLEDNDDEVRDRTYFFYYMLKEKIKQLNNSNQQITNEYEQKFQNKQNINEHNNNIHYSNNNLIDKLLEYEPNTNIDQLLYFISNHIEKDPKAEFSYQHVKEQIIASNDLNNKDNVSSTIINKKNNKNSYNEIPNLSSTNSISNSNKYLEVTPDTIYINNMAKYIDIYNLSNIHIINKSIPLTESEAEYTVFLKKYIYHHHLVLEFTIHNTLSEQILSNVNVQMHSSENKWTILEKTTIGNLYYNTPQQLYVILKKNIPFEKTHTHNHNNNHTNDQNIDNLQNNQNLQNNVDSFAVNQNFQISLHFLVKENEHDEGFPDSYSINPFSIQIVDFINPKILRHGEFKHIWDSMQNYNAEVVSKFSLNFQNIQQAVVGLLNTLNMIACDQTDYVENNSNNHNILLSAQFLNDTYVLCKASLILSQQYGCLLKITCRSTNKFLSEHILKSLE from the coding sequence atgCTGAAATCGATGAGTATTAAAAACAAACTACAGAAGAATTTGCTGAAGGAATACAAGAATGACGACGAGAAGAATTTTGTAAATCCACATGAAGGAGATAAAGCAAGCATATTACAAGAGACAAGGGTGTTTTCTAGTTATCCTTTGAATACACAAAAATGTTTACAAATATTAACaaagatattatatttgataaataaaggagatgatatattaacaaGTCAGGAGTGTAcagatatattttttagtATAACGAAATTATTTCAATCGAATAATGAAAGGTTACGAAggatgatatatttattaataaaaaatttaccAGTAAATGAAAAGGAAATATTTATAGTAACTAGTTCATTAACAAAAGATATGAATTCAGCTAATGATTGTTATAGAGCTAATGCTATAAGAGTCTTAAGTAAAATTATTGATTATTCGCTTGCTACACAAATTGAAAGATATTTAAAAACAGCCGTTGTCGATAGAAATCCATTTGTATCCTCTTCAGCATTATTATGTGgtttaaatttatataataatacatcCTCAGATATTGTTAAGAAATGGATTAATGAAGTTAGTGAATGTATAAATAGTAAACATCCTATGATACAATTTCATGCTCTTACATTATTATGTTCTATTAAAAATCAAGATAAATTAGCACTcgaaaaaataatcaacacatatacaaaaaattcACACACTTTATCAAGCTCATTAGCTAATTgtcttttaataaaatattcttcATATCTAATATATTGTACAGAGGTACATATCGAAATGAATAACAGCAACAATAttaatgttaataatattaataataataggaATACATttaatcataatatatattataataaggATACATATTCTCAACATTATCCacataataacaacaaGAATAGTAATAATACTACTATTAGTAGTACTACTAGTAAACATCAtcttcataataataataatacttaTAATACTAACGATCATTctgttaataaaaataaattcatACATCCTACGACCAAAGTATGCTTTGATTATCTTAAGAATTGTctgaaaaataataaagatgCAATTATCCTATTTGAATGTATTAAGTGTATCTTTGAACTAGCCATTTATGATCAAGAAGGAAAAAACACTACCACAGTTTTTAATgtagatatattaaatgaatgTATAAAGGTTTGTCAactctttttattatcatccAAAATTGTAGATAAATTTTCTATTATTAgacaaataaataaactTGCTCATCATAGACCATATGTTGTATCTAAATTAAATCAGGATATTGAAAATCTTctatatgataataataaaagtatatGTGTATTAGCATTTACAACTTTATTAAAAACAGGAAATGAAACGAGTAttgataaattattaaatcaaattaataattatatggCAGCAGATAATACAAcattcaaaataaaaattattgaaGAAGTGAAAAATctttgttttatatatccaaataaatgtaatattatacttaattttttatccAATAATTTAAGAGATGATGAATCATACCAATTTAAAGCTAGTACAATCGAttctattattttaattataacCAATTTACCAAATGCAGAAGAAACAGCCATATTACAATTATGTGAATTTATAGAAGATTGTGAATATCATgctttattattaaaagttATTAGATTcttattaatacatataccCAAAACGAAAAATCCATCcaaatatattagatatatatataatcgTCTACTTTTAGAAAATTCTACAATCAGAGTTGATGGAATGTATGccttattttatattgCCCTAAAATGTGCAGAAAACTCAAAAGATATTCTTGTTCTATTAAATTGTCTACTAGaagataatgatgatgaagtTAGAGATAGAACCTATTTTTTCTACTATATGttaaaggaaaaaattaaacaaCTAAATAATTCTAATCAACAAATCACAAATgaatatgaacaaaaatTCCAAAATAAGCAAAACATAAAcgaacataataataatattcattattcaaataataatttaatcGATAAACTCTTGGAATATGAACCAAATACTAATATTGATCAActcttatattttatttccaATCATATTGAAAAAGATCCTAAAGCAGAATTCTCATACCAACATGTTAAAGAACAAATTATAGCATCAAATGAtctaaataataaagataatgTCTCTTCTACAattattaacaaaaaaaataataagaacTCATATAATGAAATACCCAATTTAAGTAGTACAAATTCTATTTCCAATAGTAACAAATATCTAGAAGTAACACCTgatactatatatataaataatatggctaaatatattgatatcTACAACTTATcaaatattcatataattaataaatcaaTTCCTTTAACTGAAAGTGAAGCTGAATATACTGTTTTTctcaaaaaatatatttatcatcatcatcttGTTCTAGAATTTACTATACACAATACATTAAGTGAACAAATTTTATCCAATGTAAATGTACAAATGCATTCATCAGAAAATAAATGGACCATCCTAGAAAAAACAACTATTGgtaatttatattacaataCACCTCAAcaattatatgttattttaaaaaaaaatatacctTTTGAAAAAACACATACACATAATCACAACAACAATCATACAAATGATCAAAATATTGAcaatttacaaaataatcaaaatttacaaaataatgtaGACTCATTTGCTGTTAATCAAAACTTCCAAATATCATTACATTTCTTAgttaaagaaaatgaacACGATGAAGGATTCCCTGACTCCTATTCCATTAACCCATTTAGTATACAAATCGTAGATTTTATCAATCCAAAAATATTAAGACATGGTGAATTTAAACATATCTGGGATAGTATGCAGAACTACAATGCAGAAGTTGTCAGCAAATTTAGCTTGAACtttcaaaatatacaaCAAGCTGTTGTAGGATTATTAAACACATTAAATATGATCGCATGTGATCAAACAGATTATGTAGAAAATAACTCAAATAACCATAATATCTTATTGTCAGCACAATTTCTAAACGACACATATGTTTTATGTAAAGCTTCCTTAATATTATCACAACAATATGGATGTTTATTAAAAATCACATGTAGATCTACcaataaatttttatcaGAGCATATTTTAAAATCCTTAGAATGA
- a CDS encoding serine/threonine protein kinase, putative yields MDYSNNKKNVKAMSQHQNKDSSEYNENYYKRQYNIKNRKNEEIKVGSNLSTNNDVLQLPSVLHNHIRIVRTNDSCFKDYIVLSNLGKGTYAQVWKVKHKITNEIYAAKLLQPNQFPKESFNRIVEMFTKEIINLSICQCPGVIKLHKVIGGKEGWILIQDFANDGTLWKENLSSNMNEAFLYFIQLLQGMWYIQEMNIVHRDLKPTNILRYDNKRIVIADFGWSEHIDSCNLHPTEWPGTLEINPPEVLRNTGPMTEKIDNYALGMNMILFISGRFVCRQKGIECSKVAQTILKTVHNLRHSKPPSRFRENLKAWDLFVKLTSSNPIERLSLQNVLDHPWVTEMLNNFSLQNSKFLWHEKVKSRWIYLLSNNWDFFKNISSISSSTNNNNNNNNNNNNNNINNNNNNNNEGSKSIINTSHNNNNNNSSNTKIIGKYNDMDNQHNLSSTSTKNNKNTLIIDNEKNNKEKTNKYSRSCLKNDYELLFYMMKNNFKGKINCCSVKKNEIPKIENIQEIKNGEGKDQNELMQNIENMEHSGNIDKLEIMKKSENIRMYDQTNVDQHKYNNDVDEDKYKNDVDEDKYKNDVDEDKYKNDVDEDKYNNNMDNNMDNHQTNRSSKFDDMQINRNNNMGDQYLPYNNDKEIQHITTKNKDYNSKNYIANIQKKKNITIPKNHMMNIPSATSHEINKEYKMNRQIGVVPKGYYDHNNHNINNNNDNNNNYNHILYNNRRHAHKDHIVVNSNNCTRKCKNNHAEEQKEVFIISDSFEENARGTYDKNKNNKKKKNSKKCDPINKKDIDHRKDMNMQFNHEEDINKYYNKYKTMNEKVFYNKNELLIHNNDNNNNNNIYNKVNENVDVYNQNADSTESMRRTKGHTFNKQENRRTCSQIYDDNIYDDNRYFDEGKANLDTYQNDKNGMSNIKNVERHINGNNEEDVDNDGNVYEDNKKEEEEEDEEDNDDDSDGDHEHEHKLNNTNENIDNQDEEEDDEEDDEEDDEEDDDEEEDEDEDNNDNDDNSDDDDDDDNNDNNDDNNSGKKNRDRHIYNYHNYITYLKKNKQMNDKTNGDMKNVQDKCSNIRDTEDFIHYNQKKSSSLLLSDVDNMKKFLKNYKKQIHDAKGVLSKTTFKMSDLMRKKYKEQNCIKKKDTSTKDIVINPMLNNNRNDVNNIEKVKYKDEKNKNDCTYVKEEGKKCRDIKKIEHIYNYDSDKMDNVSHYQYDTHYKKERIKALSGKNISVEDINFRWHQDKATILSQQNGSNISRESKDSKKIDTIPNKNNVDATIKYMNLYNNNNNNNNNKNNDMGKDLFIKQNDKNTNQYINKYEEEYNIFLERLNYKKKNKRDNTMNNTNCRNNINDKAMNIKKDDKKNMLPRLLLKINKILDDNNLDDKKEKNERYMRNKYYDGINNMKECFNINITHDIVELEKASSYDKYNEYNKYNKYHKYNKKYNDSCINSSYCSTYKNEDHKIELRHNRDSTKETDTLLSDKKCSFKNKSTYDYLKQNNLNMSIGKRRDTYKNDIINILNEKEEQVGDVLKEEDSYKQTDKKVDVEIYRNEKKNSLDISNNIIINNFMNNTYHHKNNSIEKRTDSPMKYYMDTLNYFDNNKNMLDMHKDKEKVLMMSNDQKKSGLYNYDMNNNDDKEDTFTKLLINKNERVKKYNYQRDVDVEMIKKKINNTVINREDKKNLNYDESIMIESVNNGYDNIFIGKKKNDDAKQNNIPSYNIHTYDNNMESIKYNIKEDKKKKKNVHNFNNHDNDMSNNLYRHRKNSFSSINTQEPKIYDSTKYSHNESLCSFKKVQEDKILEELINGESIGTTEATTETETFVDKNYNNEKKQCAYFSVHNNIKIYNKSSTITLDDSIKESSVKNSSCSTFDYSDLEFQYFSNKENIVDSYNTEYKYGPRELGDISRYENKSTLAEKKKNHTKQNEVHHHNIVGKKKAVDHINNFTLENNDIFLKMHDIQNITKV; encoded by the coding sequence ATGGATTAttctaataataagaaaaacGTCAAGGCAATGAGTCAACATCAGAATAAGGATAGTAGTGAATACaatgaaaattattacaaGAGACAATACAATATTAAGAATAGAAAgaatgaagaaataaagGTTGGATCAAATTTATCTACAAATAATGATGTGTTGCAATTACCTAGTGTGTTACATAATCACATTCGTATTGTGAGAACGAATGATAGTTGTTTTAAAGATTATATAGTATTAAGTAATTTAGGTAAAGGAACATATGCTCAAGTTTGGAAAgtaaaacataaaataacGAATGAAATATATGCAGCTAAGTTATTACAACCTAATCAATTCCCCAAAGAATCTTTTAATAGAATTGTAGAAATGTTTActaaagaaataataaatttatcaATATGTCAGTGTCCTGGTGTTATTAAATTACATAAAGTTATAGGAGGAAAAGAAGGATGGATATTAATACAAGATTTTGCAAATGATGGTACTTTATGGAAAGAAAATTTATCTAGTAATATGAATGAAgcatttttatattttattcaatTATTACAAGGCATGTGGTATATACAAGAAATGAATATAGTACATCGAGATCTAAAACCTACTAATATATTAAGATATGATAATAAACGTATTGTAATAGCAGATTTTGGTTGGTCAGAACACATCGATTCATGTAATTTACATCCAACTGAATGGCCAGGCACATTAGAAATTAATCCTCCAGAGGTATTAAGAAATACTGGTCCCATGACAGAAAAAATAGATAATTATGCTCTAGGTATGaatatgatattatttatatctgGAAGATTTGTATGTAGACAAAAAGGTATAGAATGTTCGAAGGTAGCACAAACCATTTTAAAGACAGTTCATAATTTAAGACATTCTAAACCACCTAGTAGATTCAGAGAAAATTTAAAAGCTTGGGATTTATTTGTAAAACTAACATCATCAAATCCAATAGAAAGACTTAGTCTACAAAATGTATTAGATCATCCATGGGTAACAGAAATGTTGAATAATTTCAGTTTACAGAATTCAAAGTTTTTGTGGCATGAGAAAGTAAAAAGTAGATGGATATATTTACTATCTAATAATTGGgacttttttaaaaacatatCTTCAATCTCTTCCTCAAccaacaacaacaacaataataataataataataataataacaatattaataataataataataataataatgaggGTAGTAAAAGTATAATTAATACTAGtcacaataataataataacaatagTAGTAACACAAAAATTAttggaaaatataatgatatggATAATCAACATAACTTATCCTCAACGAGTAccaaaaataataaaaacacGCTCATCATTGACAAcgagaaaaataataaggaGAAGACTAACAAGTATTCACGCTCATGTCTCAAAAACGATTATGAATTACTCTTTTATATGATGaagaataattttaaaGGGAAAATTAATTGCTGCTCAgtcaaaaaaaatgaaattcccaaaatagaaaatatacaaGAAATCAAAAATGGCGAGGGTAAAGACCAAAATGAGCTCATGcaaaatatagaaaatatgGAACATTCTGGAAATATAGACAAACTAgaaattatgaaaaaaagtGAGAATATAAGAATGTATGACCAAACCAATGTCGACCAACACAAATATAACAATGATGTGGATgaagataaatataaaaacgatgttgatgaagataaatataaaaacgATGTGGATgaagataaatataaaaacgatgttgatgaagataaatataataacaacatggataataatatggataaCCATCAAACTAATAGAAGTAGTAAATTTGATGATATGCAAATTAATAGAAATAACAATATGGGTGATCAATATCTTccttataataatgataaagaaATACAACACATTACtacaaaaaataaggaCTATAATAGTAAGAATTATATAGCcaatattcaaaaaaaaaaaaatataacaattCCAAAAAATCATATGATGAATATACCAAGTGCAACATCTCACGagataaataaagaatacAAAATGAATAGACAAATTGGTGTCGTTCCCAAAGGTTATTACGACCACAAcaatcataatataaataataataatgataataataataattacaatCATATCCTCTATAATAATAGACGACATGCACACAAGGATCATATTGTTGTAAACTCAAATAATTGTACaagaaaatgtaaaaataatcatgCAGAAGAACAGAAAGAAGTTTTTATCATCAGCGATAGTTTTGAAGAAAACGCTAGAGGTACTTAtgacaaaaataaaaataataaaaagaaaaagaacaGTAAAAAATGTGATCctataaacaaaaaagatATAGATCATAGAAAAGATATGAACATGCAATTTAATCATGAggaagatataaataagtaTTACAATAAATACAAAACGATGAATGAAAAAGTGttttataacaaaaatgaaCTCCTTATCCacaataatgataataataataataataatatatataataaagttAATGAAAATGTTGATGTGTATAACCAAAATGCAGATTCTACTGAGAGCATGAGACGTACAAAAGGACACACATTTAACAAACAAGAGAACAGAAGGACATGCAGTCAGATATACGATGATAACATCTATGATGATAATAGATATTTTGACGAAGGGAAAGCTAATCTGGATACATATCAAAATGACAAGAATGGTATGagtaatattaaaaatgttgAACGTCATATAAATGGGAACAATGAAGAAGATGTAGATAATGATGGAAATGTatatgaagataataaaaaagaagagGAGGAGGAAGACGAAGAAGATAACGATGACGACAGCGATGGTGATCATGAACATGAACACAAACTTAATAACACTAACgaaaatatagataatcaagatgaagaagaagaCGACGAAGAAGACGACGAAGAAGACGACGAAGAAGACGACGACGAAGAAGAAGACGAAGATGAAGACAATAACGATAACGATGATAATAGcgatgatgatgatgatgacgataataatgataacaatgatgataataacagcgggaaaaaaaacagagacagacatatatataactaccataattatattacttatttaaaaaaaaacaaacaaatgAATGACAAAACAAATGGAGATATGAAAAACGTACAAGACAAGTGCTCAAATATAAGAGATACTGAAGATTTTATACATTACAATCAAAAGAAATCTAGTTCTTTACTTTTATCTGATGTAGACAACATGAAAaaatttttgaaaaattataaaaagcAAATACATGACGCCAAAGGGGTATTATCCAAAACGACATTCAAAATGAGCGATCTGATGAGGAAAAAGTACAAAGAACAAAATTGTATTAAGAAAAAGGATACATCTACAAAAGATATTGTTATAAATCCCAtgttaaataataatagaaatgATGTGAACAATATTGAAAAggtaaaatataaagatgagaaaaataaaaatgacTGTACTTATGTAAAAGaagaaggaaaaaaatgtagagacataaaaaaaattgaacatatatataattatgattCTGATAAGATGGATAATGTGAGTCATTATCAATATGATACACATTATAAGAAGGAGAGGATAAAAGCATTGTcaggaaaaaatataagtgTGGAAGATATTAATTTTAGGTGGCATCAGGATAAAGCAACCATATTATCACAACAAAACGGGAGTAATATATCAAGAGAAAGTAAGGATTCGAAAAAGATAGATACGATTCccaataaaaataatgtgGATGCAacaattaaatatatgaatttgtataataataataataataataataataataaaaataatgatatggGTAAGGAcctttttataaaacaaaatgataaaaatactaaccaatatattaataaatatgaagaaGAATATAACATCTTTTTAGAGCGcttaaattataaaaaaaaaaacaaaagagATAACACAATGAATAATACTAATTGTAGAaacaatattaatgataagGCTATGAATATCAAAAAAGatgataagaaaaatatgttGCCAAggttattattaaaaataaataaaatattggATGACAATAATTTagatgataaaaaagaaaagaatgAAAGATATATgagaaataaatattatgatggtataaataacatgaaggaatgttttaatataaatattacacATGATATAGTTGAATTGGAAAAAGCATCAAGCTATGATAAATACAAcgaatataataaatacaataaGTACCATAAGTACAACAAAAAATACAACGATAGTTGTATTAATTCTTCTTATTGTagtacatataaaaatgaagatcATAAAATTGAATTAAGACATAATCGAGATTCTACTAAAGAAACAGATACTCTTTTATCTGACAAGAAATGTAgttttaaaaacaaaagtACTTATGATTATTTGAAGCAGAACAATTTAAATATGTCCATAGGAAAAAGAAGagatacatataaaaacGATATTATCAACATCTTAAACGAAAAAGAAGAACAAGTGGGAGATGTGCTCAAGGAAGAGGATTCATATAAACAGACTGACAAAAAAGTAGATGtagaaatatatagaaacgaaaaaaaaaattctttgGATATTAgcaataatattattattaacaactttatgaataatacttatcatcataaaaataatagtatCGAAAAAAGAACAGACAGTCctatgaaatattatatggatacattaaattattttgataataataaaaatatgttgGATATGCATAAGGATAAAGAAAAGGTTTTGATGATGAGTAATGATCAAAAGAAAAGTGGCctttataattatgatatgaataataatgatgataagGAGGATACCTTTACTAAATTGTTAATCaacaaaaatgaaagagttaaaaaatataactaTCAAAGAGATGTCGATGTAGagatgataaaaaagaaaataaataatacagTAATAAATAGagaagataaaaaaaatcttAATTATGACGAAAGCATTATGATAGAAAGTGTGAACAATGgatatgataatatatttattggaaagaaaaaaaatgatgatgctaaacaaaataatataccatcatataatatacataccTATGATAATAACATGGAATccataaaatataatataaaagaagacaaaaaaaaaaaaaagaatgtTCATAATTTTAACAATCATGATAATGATATGAGTAATAATTTGTATAGACATCGTAAGAattcattttcttctataAATACACAAGAAccaaaaatatatgatagTACAAAATATAGTCACAATGAATCTTTGTGCtcatttaaaaaagttCAAGAAGATAAAATCTTGGAAGAATTAATAAACGGAGAAAGCATAGGTACAACTGAAGCTACAACTGAAACCGAAACATTTGttgataaaaattataataatgaaaaaaaacaatGTGCTTATTTTTCtgttcataataatataaagattTATAATAAGTCTTCAACTATAACTTTAGATGATAGTATAAAAGAAAGTTCCGTAAAAAATTCAAGCTGTTCAACATTTGATTACAGTGATTTAGAGtttcaatatttttcaaaCAAGGAAAATATCGTAGATTCTTATAATAcagaatataaatatggtCCAAGAGAATTAGGAGATATATCTAGGTACGAAAATAAATCAACACTTGcagagaaaaaaaaaaatcacACGAAACAAAATGAAGTGCACCATCATAATATAGTAGGAAAGAAAAAAGCTGTGGaccatataaataattttactCTGGAGAATAATGatattttcttaaaaaTGCATGACATCCAAAATATAACCAAGGTCTAA
- a CDS encoding cysteine-rich PDZ-binding protein, putative, with the protein MPCEKCEQKLKKLPTPDVNNSINRSFGSNKLLMYNNKQKFNNNRKCKQCNSQLHVDGKYCSMCAYKLGKCHICGKTITDNSAHNMSII; encoded by the exons atgCCTTGTGAAAAGTGTGAACAAAAGTTAAAGAAACTACCAACACCTGATGtaaataata GTATTAACAGATCATTCGGAAGCAACAAATTATTgatgtataataataagcAAAA ATTTAACAACAATAGAAAATGCAAACAATGCAATAGTCAATTACATGTCGATGGGAAATATTGTTCCATGTg CGCATATAAATTAGGAAAATGCCACATTTGTGGTAAAACCATAACCGATAATTCCGCGCATAATATGTccattatataa